One segment of Euzebya sp. DNA contains the following:
- the dut gene encoding dUTP diphosphatase has product MTKDLTGGTTPARADVAPAETGGGVRVPVRRLDPDLPLPRYARPGDAGLDLHARERRVLPPGTRALMPTGIAVAIPEGHVGLIHPRSGTAVRQGLGIVNSPGTVDAGYRGELLVPLINLDPSATIRLERGDRIAQLLIQRVEHALLVEVDALPAGVRGEGGFGSTGR; this is encoded by the coding sequence ATGACCAAGGACCTGACCGGCGGGACGACACCCGCGCGGGCCGACGTCGCACCGGCCGAGACCGGGGGAGGGGTGCGCGTGCCGGTCCGCCGCCTCGACCCCGACCTGCCGCTCCCGCGCTACGCCCGGCCCGGCGATGCCGGCCTGGACCTGCACGCCCGCGAGCGCCGGGTCCTGCCGCCCGGGACCCGGGCGCTGATGCCCACCGGCATCGCCGTCGCGATCCCCGAGGGCCACGTCGGGCTGATCCACCCGCGGTCGGGGACCGCGGTGCGCCAGGGCCTCGGCATCGTCAACTCCCCGGGGACCGTGGACGCCGGCTACCGGGGTGAGCTGCTCGTCCCGCTGATCAACCTGGACCCGTCGGCGACGATCCGGCTGGAGCGGGGCGATCGGATCGCCCAGCTGCTCATCCAGCGGGTCGAGCACGCCCTGCTGGTCGAGGTGGACGCCCTCCCCGCGGGCGTCCGCGGGGAGGGCGGGTTCGGCTCGACGGGGCGCTAG
- a CDS encoding DEAD/DEAH box helicase translates to MPATETRRRPARTAGGDDFAALGVDRAIASRLARDGITTPRPIQVDTVAAALDGRDVCGRAPTGSGKTLAFALPAVHVAPGQGRPVVAILAPTRELALQITEVVRPLGDMRGLRTWALIGGTNIKRDIAALKAGVDIVIGCPGRMVDLVQRKALKLGDVRLAVLDEADRMADMGFIPDVTRLLDATRCADGQLLLFSATLDDTTAKLEARYSHDPVRVDVGAAPTASGDVSHTWYTLDRPDRREVVQSILADHRSAIVFCRTKRGADRLAKQLTRNGCDAAAIHGDRSQNQRQRALAAFTEGRTRVLVATDIAARGIHVDDVDVVVHYDLPAAPEDYVHRSGRTGRAGADGAVVALVCRDSEADGKALARKVGVDVTWARHGGGRPTPVTERPQPAAQRQHTGGPRGSRGGTAAPSGGRRGGRGRRPRRNG, encoded by the coding sequence TTGCCTGCAACCGAAACCCGACGTCGCCCTGCCCGCACCGCTGGCGGTGACGACTTCGCCGCCCTCGGCGTCGATCGCGCCATCGCCTCGCGGCTGGCCCGCGACGGCATCACCACCCCCCGCCCCATCCAGGTCGACACCGTCGCCGCCGCCCTGGACGGCCGCGACGTGTGCGGCCGGGCACCCACGGGGTCCGGGAAGACCCTCGCGTTCGCCCTCCCCGCGGTCCACGTGGCCCCCGGCCAGGGCCGCCCGGTCGTCGCGATCCTGGCGCCGACCCGCGAGCTGGCCCTCCAGATCACCGAGGTCGTCCGGCCGCTCGGCGACATGCGCGGCCTGCGCACCTGGGCGCTGATCGGCGGCACCAACATCAAGCGCGACATCGCGGCGCTGAAGGCCGGCGTCGACATCGTGATCGGCTGCCCGGGCCGGATGGTCGACCTGGTCCAGCGGAAGGCCCTGAAGCTCGGCGACGTCCGGCTGGCGGTGCTCGACGAGGCCGACCGCATGGCCGACATGGGGTTCATCCCCGACGTCACCCGGCTGCTCGACGCCACCCGCTGCGCGGACGGGCAGCTGCTGCTGTTCTCCGCCACCCTCGACGACACCACCGCGAAGCTCGAGGCGCGCTACAGCCACGACCCGGTCCGCGTGGACGTCGGCGCCGCGCCGACCGCCAGCGGTGACGTGTCCCACACCTGGTACACCCTCGACCGCCCGGACCGCCGTGAGGTCGTCCAGTCGATCCTGGCCGACCACCGCTCGGCGATCGTGTTCTGCCGCACCAAGCGCGGCGCGGACCGGCTCGCCAAGCAGCTGACCCGCAACGGCTGCGACGCCGCGGCGATCCACGGCGACCGCTCGCAGAACCAACGCCAGCGGGCGCTGGCGGCCTTCACCGAGGGTCGCACCCGCGTCCTCGTCGCCACAGACATCGCCGCCCGCGGCATCCACGTGGACGACGTCGACGTGGTCGTGCACTACGACCTGCCGGCCGCCCCCGAGGACTACGTCCACCGGTCGGGTCGCACCGGTCGGGCCGGTGCCGACGGCGCGGTCGTCGCGCTGGTGTGCCGGGACTCCGAGGCGGACGGCAAGGCCCTCGCGCGCAAGGTCGGCGTGGACGTCACCTGGGCGCGGCACGGCGGCGGACGCCCGACCCCCGTCACGGAGCGGCCGCAGCCCGCCGCCCAGCGCCAGCACACCGGCGGTCCGCGCGGCAGCCGCGGCGGGACCGCCGCACCGTCCGGCGGACGCCGTGGCGGTCGCGGACGGCGTCCCCGCCGGAACGGCTAG